AAGCTGACAGATTTCAATTCTGGAATCAGCAGCCAAGGCCTTGTTGAGTTCCAATACAAAATCTCTATAATACCTAACGTATTTCCTTAGGGGTGCATCAGGTGGTGCCACTACTGATCCGTTCCATAAGGCGTTGTCATACCCAATTACTCCACCAATCTTAACCAAATCGATTAATCTCTTGTGATAGTTCAAGTAATTATCTTTGTCAGCGTCCACAAATATGAAATCGTATGATCCATGATatgtcattaaaaaataatagtaatactgATGTGTCATTAAAAAATGACGTGGAATTTCATGTGTAAATTGAGTGTAATTCATGCACAGACAAATGATGAGAAAGGCGTTTGAAATATCGTGTTTAAATGAGTTTAAGGGTTCAATTGgcaaaatcaaaagtacaatgATCCAACTTACAAACGAAGCCAAATACGAAGGTCTACTAGATCATTCCGCCTTTTCTATTTGAAAAATGTATGTTGATCAAGTGGATAATTATGCATTGctcatattttctaaaataagcTTTGGGATTAAGTAACTCTTTTGATTTGTTAACACAGTGATAAGTAATACTTACTAAAAGTAGTTGGTTGCTGACTTAAAGCTGGAAATTTTAGGTGAATAGTTGTCTTGCAAATAATGGGCATGGAATTGTTTTAGTACTATTGTCTTAAGTTTGTTGGCACTTGTGGTTGAGCATGAATATTTTCTAAGAATTTATGTTTTGAAAGGGAGTATTATTTTGAGGATGAAATATTCCAACTTCTATGtagtattttctaaaatttcttataacataaagtattaaatttaaaaaacaaatttctACTAATATTATCATATTCTAACCAGAAGTACTTTTTTGATAAacacttttgaaaaataaaatagcacCTACAACATAAAATCAATTAAAGAGTTTAGtcttagaaaaaataatcagcTTTCAAGAATCAATATAGGTTGATGATTGATGATTTAGATTCCTCCGTCCTTAATAAGTGATCTCAAATTTGAACCTCTGCCAAGCTACCCTCAGAAGTAGACTTTACAATGCACTAATACTAATTCAATAGGTGTACACCGGATCTATGGTAATTTTCTTTCACTATCTAACGAAGTACTTGGAAAAGATCAGTTGAAAGAACTACATGTAATTTGGTGTATTTAGTTTTTGCTGAAATTTGCAAGAATATGATTACTTTGAGGACTGAGCATAAGTTATGTCGTGCTATTCTCGCCAACCATAAATTTTGAACAAGTTATACCTTATGTCCAGTCAAactacattttaaaatttacttaaatggGGAGTAAAACTACAACTAGTAAATAACAGTCTGAATGCTGAAATGATCCTATTTGTGAAAAAATCTCCCTTGAGATCTAATTTGGTTGATTTTAGTGCATTGGCCCAAAAATAGAATAATAGTCCCCCTTCTGATCCATATTTCATGTTTTAAGTTctgattctttttcttcttttccctAATTATTTTAGGGGAATGCAGAATTCGGAAGTTTCTATTACCGAAATCTGTATGGAtgaacaaattatatataaactagCAGCATTGAACATTTTGAACGTTACATATCTGaatatgaatttcttttttaattcataAGAATATACATTGTGAAATAAACATTAGGTAACATAGACAATGCAATtgctaaaaagggaaaaataaacgGAATACTAAAAACAgagaatttaaaaaatgataaaattccCCGTTGTTATGAACCCTGTGGGTGGCATGCCTTTCATTGTTGAATATTTTAACTGATACGACGGCAAAGGGTAATGCCATCACCAACGGGAAGCTGGCAGATTTCAATTCTGGGATCAGCAGCCAACGCCTTGTTGAGTTCCAATACGAAATCTCTATAATACCTAACGTATTTCCTTAGGGGTGCATCAGGTGGTGCCACTACTGATCCGTTCCATAAGGTGTTATCGTAGCCAATTACTCCACCAACCTTAACCAAGTCAATTAATCTCTTGTGATAATTCAAATAGTTGTCCTTGTCAGCGTCCACAAATATGAAATCATATGATCCATGGTATTGGCCCTGTTATAAAAGAAAGATCAACACTAAACATTGTACACAagttatcaatttatttatttgttgttataTATTGTTCATGGAACTACTTTATGTACTTACGTCTTCAATCATTTGGTCAAGAACAGGAAGTGCAGGGCCTTCTCTGAATTCAATTTTGTGTGCTAGACCAGCCTTTTCAATCACTGGAAGCCCAATCTCATAGTTATCCCGATTGATATCCATTGCTAGAATCTGAATCATTTTAAGCAGATTAgtacaaaatttaaaagtttatcATGGGTAAGAAATTGGTATAAGTTAATTACCTTGCCATCATCAGGAAGAGCCATAGCAGTTGCCAGCAGAGAGTAACCAGTAAAAACCCCAATTTCCATGGTGTTTTTTGCATTGATGAGTTTGAGAAGCATATTCAAAAATTGCCCTTCATCAGCAGAGGTGGTCATAAGGTTCCTGTTTTTTTCCACAAAATGAAGATATCAgcatacaatatttttaaattggaTGAACTAAAAATGAGTTAGAGTTATTACCAAGGGTGTTTTGCAGTAATCTCTCTTAGCTCTTTCATGGCTTCAGGCTCTCTCGGGTACACACTTGTTTCAAGAATGTACTGTTCAAACAATTTATTAAGATCAACACGACGTTCATAAAATGCTTTGCATATTAATTTCTTGTATGACAATAGGAATTAAAATGTGGGGTTTAATTTGGTTACCTGATATAGGGCATCGCTTTGCAAGAGACTCTTGTGTCCAACTTCTTGGTGTCTACCATTTTCTCCATTGCTTGTCATTGCTTGTTGGTATTGAAGAGCTATATTTTGTTTCTGATGTAGATTAGTCTTAGGTAAGCAACCTGCTTTTGTAGAGACGAAAAATGGCTTAATTTATAGTAGTAGAAAACAAGAAAGAACATATTGTGTAAATAGTGGAGGGGTTGTTTGGGTGACAATAATTGGAAGTTGGTGAATATTTGGCTGTTTCTTGGAGGACTATAACCAAACGACCAACTCCTTCTTTGACTTAAAATTCATTACCTAACAATACTCACCACCAGCCTCACTCTTTCCTAATTCCAAATTAGGTTCCTTTCTTTGACAATTTCAGTTGAAAAGTATTCTCTATTTATGTCAAGTGGACAGCGCACTGCTTATAttttctaaagaaaactctACGATTACTACTTACTCTAAATGATAATCAATAAAGGTAGGTGGTTGCTAACTTAAAACTAACAAATAATCAGGATGAATATTTGGCAAAAAAACATATGTTAatgaacaattatttttattgagtttAAGTATCATATATGGTGGTCACGTATGGATGGAAGACTTTTACTTCTACGGACAAATAAGATTTTGGATGAAAGGGGAGTGAAATCGTATGGCTAGTAGGATATCTTATTTTGAATGACAATATATTGAACttaaacttatatttattaatctaTATTGaggtttattattatttttaccccTCCCTAACAGTTACGATCTTTTTCTACTCTCTTAGTGCCTTGAACCTACCATTGGAGGTGAAGAGCGTCTGTAATTTCAGTAACTCCCTCTTGTCGAAGTTGAGAAATTCAATTGTATAAGTAGTATCtattttgtaatattattttggatAACAAATTTCTATGAGTCATCTTATACCGCAATGTTGGTCAATTAGATTTTCATAGTGatagaaattaataaatatatatttgagatAAGGAGCGTAAAtcaaatgtattaaaattggACCACTTTGGCcatagaaatatttatttattcttgaaaattttcactttatttaaaaatagtttccacgcgaaaatttcaaattcaactttaatttccATTCCAATTAAAAAACAGTTTATAACTTGTTTTTTagctaattttttatttttaaagttgtaCATTCAAGCAtgaacatttttttatatatttatttgcaaAGACTTTAGTGAAATGATAACTATAACTCCctaatttaaattaaagtgaaaaatattttaaatttatgccAAACTCCTGCTTAGGATCATGATCATGAATCTGCTGTGCTGCGCAAACGACAAAATGTTGGTCGATTTGATTTATGTAGCGGTGTTTGATTATGCCTgaacttttttatttaacaaaaaaaagaacttttgacgcacatcaaaatttaaaagtataacTAATAATTTTCTGTCTTAAATATACGCTTAGATTTCTGTAGCTATAAAAACATGTAACTGAGGataaaaaaagtttgaaatcaaagatttatataaattaatgaggGCTCGTTTGGTCATagattttccaaataatatttagagaaaaatttataaatagtgTTTGTTCATATGTTTTGTCATTATTTGacaaatgtttcaaattttcagattctaattttttagtatttaagtcaaatctcattatttaggatctttgaagaattaaaattttatccggaactttttatcttttacaaaagcACCATCTATAGTTGTTGTTTACGTTGTATTACATAAATTTTTGCATTAATTCCAAAGTACTGATGAAATATATATGGTGaatgttaaatgatgatatggttattaataaaaatgatgaacaatcgGCTCAAGATAACAAAGTCAGGTGTTTTgtctacttcacgatgtatgaaatgatgcttgttgcactcactccaaattaTCACATTGCTCTAGCGTCGTggacactatttgttattgttgtaacaaagattcaattgacttgtaatacaaacttacggttagttttgatttttttaaaacttatgggtgtaaatcatattttctaaaaaagtgaaatatatttcccaaataCTATGGCtaaacacatggtgaaattttactcaaatttttatccaaataatatttgtcaaAAGTATCtgaaaatttatgatcaaacaCTAACAAAGAAAGAGTAGTTAGAATAATCAGGTTCGTACTACACTAATTTTCTCACTATCTAACAATGTAAAATACAAGTAGTTAAAAAAACTGTACTTGGAATTCAAAGATGAACAGAAAATAAGCTATGACATTGCCCCATTGACATATGACATTTGTGTACATTTGATCATTCAACttgaatttctttctttttttatttatcaaatacatTGTGAAATAAGCATTTGGTAACATAGACAATGCAATCTTTTGCCATAATACGaactaaaatgataaaaataaacgaCTGAGTAAAACAGGGGatttcaaaaatgataaatCCTCTATTGTCATGACTCATGAGTTGTTGATTGCCACCAATAGTACTATACGAATATTTTAACTGATGCGACGGCAAAGAGTGATGCCATCACCAACAGGAAGCTGGCATATTTCGATTCTGGGATCAGCAGCCAACGCCTTGTTGAGTTCCAATACGAAATCCCTGTAATACCTAACATATTTCCTGAGGGGTGCATCAGGTGGTGCAACTACTGATCCATTCCATAGGGTGTTGTCATAGCCAATTAATCCACCAATCTTGACCAAGTCGATTAATCTCTTGTGATAGTTCAAGTAATTGTCCTTGTCAGCATCCACAAATATGAAATCATATGATCCATGGTATTGGCCctgttataaaaaaaagtattcgAAACACATTAACCATGATGGACAAGTTATCagtttatttatttgttgttataCTTTATGTACTTACGTCTTCAATCATTTGGTCAAGAACAGGTAGTGCAGGGCCTTCTCTGAATTCAATTTTGTGAGCTAGACCAGCCTTTTCGATTACTGGAAGACCAATCTCATAGTTATCGCGGTTGATATCCATGGCTAGAATCTGAATCAATTCTAGCAAATTAGTAGGATTTATAATGAAGTTGTAATTATCCTTTGTTAGTAAAAAAGTTAATTACCTTGCCATCATCAGGAAGAGCCATGGCAGTAGCAAGCAGAGAGTAACCAGTAAAAACCCCAATTTCCATTGTGTTTTTGGCATTTATGAGTTTGAGAAGCATATTCAAGAACTGCCCTTCATCAGCAGAAGTGGTCATAAGGTTCCTGTTTTTTCcaccaaatgaaaaaaatttaatacttagtTCCAGCTACAAATCCAATTGGATGACGTAATTAGTGAGAAAATGAGTTATTACCAAGGGTGTTTTGCAGTAATTTCTCTTAGCTCTTTCATGGCTTCAGGCTCTCTTGGGTACACACTCGTTTCAAGAATATACTGTTCAAACAATTTATTAAGATCAACACGACGTTCATAAAAAAAGTTGTACACTTGTATATGGCCTTTAAATTTACCTGATAAAGGGCATCACTTTGCAATAGACTCTTGTGTCCAACTTCTTGATGTCTTCCATTTTCTCCATTGGTTGCCATTGCTTTTTTGATTCTGAAACAGATAAAAGTAAGCAAGCAACCTGCTTTTGTTAGAGATGAAAAGTAGCTGAATTTATAGGAACACAAGAGAGTGGTTGGGTGAAAAAGACAGGAAGTTGGTGAAGTCTCCTCCTGGCTAATACATACATAACAATTGGAGGGACAATATCATCACTTGAACAAACTTTCATTATCCATTACCTACCAATACCCACTACACACCTCTCACTTTcccatatttttgaaatttcagtATGGCCTTTCTTTGACAAACTTAGCAACACAAGTATTCAATCATGTCAAGTGGACAACGCACACCTGATAAAAGCTTTAGGATTAGTATGACTCTGAAATAACAATACAACAACAATGCAGTGTAACTCCATCTTGACTTAATTGCAGTAAATCAAAACAAactattgaaaataataattataattaaaaaaatgtgtatgACTACTTAGTGAGGAAAGCAATAGAGAGtaatcaaaagaaattgaaaaacaatactgtgcaataacaaagaaaaaatacacAAAGAATAGTAACACATCAAAATGCAATAAACTACAAGTTATTTTTGGCCACCAGAGTATAAACAAATTATCTTCAAATATATGTTtgattatgaattaattttcaaaaatatgttttcaaaagaagaaaaaaatcaagttaTCCAAACTAGTCTAAGAGAAATTTCACTTTCGgtcacaaaattcaaaattttacgAGTAAAATACATGTCTAAAtacaactttttaagtttcaaaTCCGCAgttcaaaaactcaaatttcaaatttcaattttataatctaGGGCCAACGGGAGCTAAATATTAATGTTTCAAAAGTTCCATTAATTCTGAAGcctctccttctcctccttatattcattatttaagCTCTAATTATAGGATACTGtcatattgattattttgtttACTCGTTTATAACATTGATTGACTAGTAGTgtaaagaaagagagaaaaattgcTTACTTGTAATACATACATATTTCTATACAAATAGCACATACATATGTCAACCTCAAACTTCAGAATTTAATAAACTATACTAAAATCCTTGAAAATTGTTGAAAGGaataatcacaaaataaaataaaataaaaattgtgtgAGTAACTTTTGACTAAAATATTTAGGTTACCAATTGAAAATTGACGTGATTTTGTCTAGAGATGCTAATAATTAAGTAgtacaaaaacagaaaaaggGAAGATTCGCCTGATATGAACATGAATATGTGTATGGTATAtatgacataaaataaaattgggagatatttatttcaaaaatctatattttatggttgagaaaaattcaaatattttaaaatatcgtCTTCttctatttatgaaaaaaaatatttatgtcggaaatcatttttctttcaaaactcTCTCATCTTTTAACTCCATATTGTTACTCCAACAAATACTTATATTATCATCAATCTTTAATACTCTATCTAGTTTATATTAAATagattattgatattttttttattattcaaaataagtgaattatttaaaatttaaaatttaaaaaattgttagagTTCTTTTTTCATGTTTACACTTCATTTATTGATACTCTTTCAAAGCGTTCCAATTTACtaacattatttcattttaatagatgaatttttgaaaaatattcttcAGAGAAACAGTTTTTAAAAATGACTTACCATATATGCTAAAAAGTTTGGTGAGTGGACCAAGGCTGCCATTCTTGACCAAGTGAGCAACCGAGTTTttatagaataatttttttatttatttaaaagatattgtTTAATCATAAAAAAGTTTAATTCTAATTTCAAACACATGAAAAATAGCTTatgacatatttttaatttttgaaatcatatttaaatacttTCAAGTGCAAATACTTTTTCAAATATTGTTTGCAAAAGATAATCAAACACAAATACACAACTCCTTGAACTACTTCAATTCCATAAGTtccacataaattttaaaaagggtaaaagctcaaatatgtcatcaaacttttagaaaagaattatttatgtcatcagttaaaaatttgacttatttatgtcattatcGTTAGAGAAAAGACGTATTCATGCCATTCTTTTTAATGGTAGTTTTGCAAAGCCATTTTTGACACGTGCccaattataattcggtcacatcatcaatttttttaataaaaaaaattataattttggaaaaaaaattaattaaaaaattcaaaattttgaataaaaattgaattattattttttgattttttaatttaaaaaattgatgacgtgaccgaattataattgatcacgtgtcaaaaataattttgcaaaactaccattaaaaaataatgacattaatgagccttttctttaaTGATAATGACATAAATTAACTAAACTTCTAACTGATAGCATAAATAAGCATTTTCTGAAAGTTCAATGGCTTATTTGAGTCTTttcactttaaaaaatatttggaatcTGTGAccaaacaccaaaaaaaaatttaaaatgtttggAATCTAGGACCAAAACACCTACTCCATAATCAAGTGGATAGAGTCATCTTTaattccttctttttttaatcatttttcttttctttttttcctcctGGTTGTCACAttgaaaataaaggaaaaaacaaacTACAGACAAGGTTAGGATCCGTTGATCAATAAAAAAGACATTTATTAAAAGTTCATTTACTCCCTTCGTTTTAatgtgtttatttaattttatctcaacacaaaatttaatcaaataaaaaacttcAGATCTTATATAgtcttaattaaaaataagaaaaaatatatcaaattatatttttaattctatgattttaaatatgacacatagaaaattataattaaagaatgatacaaaaaagagaagaaatattcatatttaaatgggattgtaaaaaaaaataaggcaaATAAATTAAGCAAAAGTAATGTTCATTCAAGTTTTCGTAGTTGGTAAGCCCTTTGCCTTTGTTCCCCTTTTCACAAGGTGGGTTGTTGGTAAGTTGAAAGAGTcctataaacttttttttaatgagtCCAAAATATTATTGGGACACAAAAATATAGTTTCAATGAATCGATCTTTTCTAGAAGTCTATTTAGTTCAacattttatatcttttaaaatatcaatGTGGATGATTATAAATGTTTCTCATCTCAAAATTATGTCTAATTGTAAAAGGTAGAATACATCGACgtcaatttaataaattttatttaaatatttaaattatgatttatattgagctaataatctaaataataaaataaataacaagcACGATTTCGATTTGacttattatattttagaaaactTCTACATGTCTAATTTCTCAAGTGTCACTAGATACGGtaatcacataatcaaaataaattacctCATTTAGTTATAcacattgattaattttaataagCCATAAAATATTGCCCTTGTTCCAATTGAAGTTGATAAATTGATAgcttattttgtttcattttcattGAGTATTTGGTTGGTCTCAGAATTTAATAATGGAAAAAAGCAACATGTTATGTTAATTACAAGAACAACACGTCATCGAGCAAAATGAAatctcaagaaaataatattttttttatatgaaagtacATAGACAATTATATTGGATTGACCAAAATGTgtgcaataaattaaaatgaaactaACGGAATAGTTGAAGAAATTGAcgagtaatttatttttattttcttaaaaatggGAATCAATTATTTAGGCCTTGAGAACTTCAAACAGAAAATTTGTTGcgtgattttttatatttataaggcATGATAAGCTGGGGATATTCATGCCTTTTTTTCCCCTCTTACCAAACATCTTGAGTTTATAGTTTACATGCATTAGTCATGAATCATGATTGTTTTTTAATTACGGATTAATCAAAATAAGCAATTGTTTTCGAagaattcaaaattcattttaacAGTATTTCGATCACAATAGGTAACAATTCAAATATACAGATAAGAATCATAACGAAGAACGATGTTTGCTAGTAAATATATAGCGGCAACACTAAAgtattttcacttaaaaggaaTTTTTAGTTGGGTGGGTTGCAATTTAACATTTTGACCCGAATGGATGTTAAACAAGTTAGACCCATCTATTTGCGTAAATTTGACTTAATTTGTCCATTTGACATTTCTATCCATGATATTTTATACTCGCTTCGTTcgaaaatatttatcatattacaCTTATCAAAAGTctatttgattaaatttcaaaggtaaattagatcacattaattcgatattttaaacaaaaaaaattagatattctaaaactatacgaaaagtactataaattataattttttgcatattaatatgatgaaaaatgcatcttaaaatgttagtcaaaattttgatagtttaactctaaaaatagaaatcatgacaaacaataccgaatggagggagtatataattataagtcaTAATAAGTAACTTTATTGGGTACTAGAAAGTACTATtccctccatttcaaaaagaatgacctaatttgacttggaacggagtttaagaaaagaaagaaaattttttaatcttgtggttctaaattaaagttatgtcaaatgtaccaaaatgccctttaatcttgtggtcttatacatgtcacgtggaaaatTAAAGTGATAGTGTTgctaaaaaaagaaaggagtcattcttttttaaccaaactaaaaaggaaataggatcactcttttttaaacggatggAATATTAAACAACAACTAATTGGACGAATAGGTTATGAGTTATGACTCAACTTTTACCTCATATCAATCAAACTCGCTTATTAATTCAGTTCATTTTAATACGTTCATATTCCGTTCAACCCCTTGATATCTCTATTAAAAAACTTTATATAAGTTATATCATATAGCGATCTCCTACAAAAGTTGAAACTATCACACCATTTTCGAACACTTCCTCGCTCATCATCTCAACTCAATTTTTCAATCGAATTATACGATTGTATAATAAGTACGTAATATCCTTTTGAGCTTCATTTTTCCAATAATCTTCGTGgatatatttattgatgatgaGTCCTTTTTTCTTTAGACTCTGCTTTAAACATAGTGATCCATCGATTAGTTATGACAGTGACAGGACCACAAAGCTAATCATTTTATGTTGtgttattttttgctttttaaaagttaaattaaattagaataaatttatagagttaaagtaaaaaataaaattatgattttcgAAATAATGTCCATACTCGaatatttactaattttaaaagtgaaatataatttcaaaatcgAGTTTGAAACTCATCAGTAAGcattaattttcatataaaataaaataaaataaattctaaaaaagggatcaaataatttttatgatatttttgtgtacttttcttaaatatatgatatgatctCCCACTTTTGCCGGGACCAAAAGATAGATAAGAGTCAATGTCTGCAAGAAGAGTTGAGATCATTATTGACTTTTATAAATACGTGTGGTCCTTTTGGCACGCATCTCTATTTACGTTTAACATTTGACAACTCAACCGCAATAATATACTCTCGTATTAAGATTTATTATGCATTTTTACGTCTACAGAAAagtctcaaaaatatttttaaattattaaaaataactcaaatatatttttaaattaaattttgacttaaaaatatctttatattaAAGTATTGAGTTACTTTTAATAGAGGTGTGTTAAGTGCCACATAAATACCATGTCAATGCCACATAAGCACCAAACAACCTCACCTCCACATAGACTTATAAAATCTTAATTACTAATTTTCCCCTCATTTCTCTAATAGATACATTATTCACCCATTCTTATTAATCTAAAACATAATAcgattcttctttctttctcttataCGATTTTCCCTCTTTCTTATACGATTTCCCCTAAGTTTTCACAAATTTTCTCTTATGGACGCCATTGGATATGACCAGGCTAGTTCTAATATCAACTTTGCCTAAGCCGAAGCTTATGGATATGCCATTTTATATAAGCCCTATTTCACCTCGCCCTCAAGGCCCTATTTCACCTTTCACATATGCCATTTTATATAAGAATAGAAACATTTTCTTCATTATATAGTTCAAGGGTATTTataataaatcttttaaataaataaaatgatataaaaattaagTATATCAAATGAATATATTGCAAAAAACTCTACTGATATCAAATAATGGAGAAGAATATAAGTAGTTAATTGATGTGATCATCCAAATCAATTGCATATTAGACAACACCTAACTGCATAGTATTTTCTTAgatattgttttcttgaaaaaacaaacaaattccttattttctaATATGTGGTAAGTAAGTAAGAATATTATGCTACTCACAAAAGTACTATAGAGTGAAATGCAATGAAGAGGGGAGATTGGACGGAGGAGGACACAATAACTTGGAAtattatttcttcaattttcttgttctagtaaatatttcaaataatttgactaatta
This window of the Solanum pennellii chromosome 2, SPENNV200 genome carries:
- the LOC107010205 gene encoding caffeoyl-CoA O-methyltransferase 1-like — its product is MTYHGSYDFIFVDADKDNYLNYHKRLIDLVKIGGVIGYDNALWNGSVVAPPDAPLRKYVRYYRDFVLELNKALAADSRIEICQLPVGDGITLCRRIS
- the LOC107008953 gene encoding caffeoyl-CoA O-methyltransferase encodes the protein MATNGENGRHQEVGHKSLLQSDALYQYILETSVYPREPEAMKELREITAKHPWNLMTTSADEGQFLNMLLKLINAKNTMEIGVFTGYSLLATAMALPDDGKILAMDINRDNYEIGLPVIEKAGLAHKIEFREGPALPVLDQMIEDGQYHGSYDFIFVDADKDNYLNYHKRLIDLVKIGGLIGYDNTLWNGSVVAPPDAPLRKYVRYYRDFVLELNKALAADPRIEICQLPVGDGITLCRRIS
- the LOC107009496 gene encoding caffeoyl-CoA O-methyltransferase-like, which gives rise to MTSNGENGRHQEVGHKSLLQSDALYQYILETSVYPREPEAMKELREITAKHPWNLMTTSADEGQFLNMLLKLINAKNTMEIGVFTGYSLLATAMALPDDGKILAMDINRDNYEIGLPVIEKAGLAHKIEFREGPALPVLDQMIEDGQYHGSYDFIFVDADKDNYLNYHKRLIDLVKVGGVIGYDNTLWNGSVVAPPDAPLRKYVRYYRDFVLELNKALAADPRIEICQLPVGDGITLCRRIS